The following proteins come from a genomic window of Trinickia caryophylli:
- a CDS encoding RHS repeat-associated core domain-containing protein, giving the protein MISESLWPAFTGMCQDPVSRGYPLGNGYRWYLPALRRFNAQDSLSPFGPAGIHPYVYCSNDPITRRDPTGHMDIDPEVWEVLGKLDRDLAEEDAPIAARNVKQNAGGVDEQRLIASSSRQDESSRAVVPAGNVASEHRLRLIREATVEYRAGLLKYQRAIESAVRQARLAMEVMTERISDLLYHFDDPLLGELPPTQDELVSDFSETREIINRIYGPIAAGQHALEPIEGLGLGELRWNGITQLKAQIEDAWTVLPPLKSQFETLVDTADAFLIRRARPIGQ; this is encoded by the coding sequence ATGATAAGCGAATCGCTTTGGCCAGCCTTCACCGGCATGTGTCAAGATCCCGTTTCACGCGGCTACCCGCTCGGGAATGGCTACCGATGGTATCTGCCTGCGCTCAGGCGCTTCAATGCGCAGGACAGCCTCAGCCCGTTCGGGCCCGCGGGCATTCACCCTTACGTCTATTGCTCCAACGACCCGATCACCCGCCGAGACCCAACGGGCCATATGGACATCGATCCCGAAGTCTGGGAAGTGTTGGGAAAATTGGACCGTGATCTCGCGGAGGAAGACGCCCCCATCGCGGCGAGAAACGTGAAGCAAAACGCCGGAGGGGTTGACGAGCAACGGTTGATCGCTTCGTCCTCGCGACAAGACGAGTCATCACGCGCAGTCGTGCCAGCAGGAAATGTTGCCAGCGAACATCGTTTGCGTCTGATCAGAGAGGCAACGGTTGAGTACAGGGCGGGTTTGCTCAAATACCAGCGGGCCATCGAGAGTGCCGTGCGCCAAGCCCGGTTGGCCATGGAGGTGATGACTGAGCGGATCAGTGATTTGTTATATCACTTCGATGATCCGCTCCTGGGTGAGCTTCCTCCCACCCAGGATGAATTGGTAAGCGATTTCAGCGAAACGCGCGAAATCATCAATCGAATTTATGGCCCGATCGCGGCCGGACAACATGCGCTCGAACCTATCGAGGGCCTCGGGCTGGGGGAACTCCGATGGAATGGAATAACCCAGTTGAAGGCGCAGATCGAGGACGCGTGGACGGTTTTACCGCCGCTGAAAAGTCAGTTCGAGACGCTCGTTGACACGGCAGATGCCTTCCTGATCAGGCGGGCGCGCCCAATCGGCCAATAG